In the genome of Pelagibacterium nitratireducens, one region contains:
- a CDS encoding sulfotransferase domain-containing protein, giving the protein MSDQQAKPIRPLYFVASYPRSGGNWVRSAIFLMIALGQPNPPKRIDMRNIDNIIPLDSHGRFYKEVTGKEASSLAEEEVAAARPQVHELLSRDTRGLPVVRTHAVRGTFFGHPTFNTKVSIGGTYIVRSPLDVAAALVEVSGMQPMRVIEAMMTVDRRVRGGATRVSEPQGSWSQNVASWIGKRQPEVHAIRFENLRSNPIKELKALAAHMKIPVTDKSLETAAGLLAETHKASGKNGVPRDYRETLKPIHARAIIEAHGVQMDAQGYLTDSVLQYADIDRKAAMMLAEKYAPRTAN; this is encoded by the coding sequence GTCGCTTCGTACCCGCGTTCGGGCGGCAATTGGGTGCGCTCGGCGATTTTCCTGATGATCGCGCTGGGTCAGCCCAATCCGCCAAAGCGGATCGATATGCGCAATATCGACAACATCATACCGCTCGATTCCCATGGCCGCTTCTACAAGGAAGTCACCGGCAAGGAGGCCAGCAGCCTTGCCGAGGAGGAAGTGGCGGCGGCGCGACCGCAGGTGCACGAGCTGCTTTCACGCGACACGCGCGGTCTGCCGGTTGTGCGCACGCACGCTGTGCGCGGCACGTTTTTCGGGCATCCGACCTTCAACACCAAGGTTTCGATCGGCGGGACCTACATCGTGCGCTCGCCGCTCGACGTCGCCGCCGCTCTGGTTGAGGTGAGCGGGATGCAGCCCATGCGGGTGATCGAGGCGATGATGACCGTGGACCGCCGGGTGCGGGGCGGGGCGACTCGCGTTTCCGAGCCGCAGGGCTCCTGGAGCCAGAATGTGGCGAGTTGGATCGGCAAACGACAGCCCGAGGTTCATGCCATCCGATTTGAAAATCTGCGCTCGAACCCGATCAAGGAACTCAAGGCGCTGGCCGCGCACATGAAGATTCCGGTGACCGACAAGAGCCTCGAAACTGCCGCCGGCCTGCTTGCTGAAACACATAAGGCGAGCGGCAAGAACGGGGTACCGCGTGACTATCGCGAAACGCTCAAGCCTATCCACGCCCGTGCGATCATCGAGGCGCATGGGGTGCAGATGGACGCCCAGGGATATCTGACCGACAGCGTGTTGCAATATGCCGACATCGACCGCAAGGCGGCGATGATGCTGGCGGAAAAATACGCCCCGCGCACGGCGAACTGA
- a CDS encoding ATP-binding cassette domain-containing protein, producing MTTIALKSAGYTAKTNLFNDLTLTIGSGDRVGIVAGNGAGKTTLLKCLVGENELTRGGITLSRGARVGMVPQVVPEKLFDLSLFDAVATGLDAETLESESWRVDVVLDTLSTPEGIRNLEVRALSGGWQRLMLLMRAWVSDPDILVLDEPTNHLDLEKIALLEQWLMGIGDVPVIMASHDRSFLDAVTNRTLFLRPEVSRYFPLPYSRAREALAQEDASEATKRERDLKEASQLRQQSAKLKNIGINSGSDLLQKKQKQLRERADKIEARAKVLHKERSGDIRLSNRGTHAKVLVSIEELTVAAPDGRKLFSIPKLHIFQGDRIVLLGRNGTGKTSLVRLLRRVLMGGESIDGIKATPSLVVGYMDQALDFVPEKLSPFDFISALGQGDQRTRSLLAAAGIDPDAHRTSGARLSHGQRARLGLLALRLMEPNFYLLDEPTNHIDIAGQEALAAEIIEHDASCVLVSHDRAFVRDVSNRFVVVERGRLIEADDPEGFFAAMGA from the coding sequence ATGACGACGATTGCCCTTAAATCAGCCGGTTATACGGCGAAAACCAATCTTTTCAACGATTTGACGCTCACGATTGGATCCGGTGACCGGGTCGGAATCGTGGCCGGCAACGGCGCTGGCAAGACCACGCTGCTCAAATGCCTTGTCGGCGAGAATGAACTTACCCGTGGTGGCATCACGCTCTCGCGCGGTGCGCGGGTCGGGATGGTGCCGCAGGTCGTGCCCGAAAAGCTGTTTGATTTGAGCCTGTTCGATGCTGTTGCCACGGGGCTCGATGCGGAGACGCTGGAGAGTGAAAGCTGGCGGGTCGATGTGGTGCTCGATACGCTTTCCACACCCGAGGGCATCCGTAATTTGGAGGTGCGGGCGCTGAGCGGGGGCTGGCAGCGGCTGATGTTGCTGATGCGGGCCTGGGTGTCCGATCCCGATATTCTGGTGCTCGACGAGCCGACCAACCATCTCGATCTTGAGAAAATTGCTCTTCTGGAACAGTGGCTTATGGGAATCGGTGATGTGCCGGTCATCATGGCGAGCCACGATCGGAGTTTTCTCGACGCGGTAACCAACCGCACGCTGTTTTTGCGGCCCGAGGTCTCGAGGTATTTTCCCTTGCCCTATAGCCGGGCACGCGAGGCTCTCGCTCAGGAGGACGCGAGCGAGGCGACCAAGCGCGAGCGCGACCTGAAAGAAGCGAGCCAGTTACGCCAGCAATCGGCGAAGCTGAAAAACATCGGCATCAATTCGGGCAGCGACCTCCTGCAGAAAAAGCAAAAGCAGCTTCGCGAGCGGGCCGATAAAATCGAGGCGCGGGCCAAGGTCCTGCACAAGGAGCGCAGCGGGGATATCCGGCTGTCCAATCGTGGAACGCATGCCAAAGTGCTTGTGTCCATCGAAGAACTGACTGTGGCGGCGCCCGATGGACGCAAGCTGTTCTCGATCCCGAAACTGCATATCTTTCAAGGCGATAGAATCGTCCTTCTGGGACGTAACGGAACGGGAAAAACCAGTCTCGTCAGGCTGTTGCGGCGCGTCCTTATGGGTGGAGAGAGCATCGATGGGATCAAGGCGACGCCAAGCCTTGTGGTCGGATACATGGATCAGGCGCTCGATTTCGTTCCGGAAAAACTCAGCCCGTTCGATTTCATATCGGCGCTCGGGCAGGGCGATCAGCGGACGCGGAGCCTGCTTGCGGCGGCCGGAATTGACCCTGACGCTCATCGGACCTCCGGTGCGCGTCTGTCTCACGGCCAAAGGGCAAGGCTCGGGTTGCTGGCGCTGCGCCTGATGGAGCCCAATTTCTACCTGCTGGACGAACCGACCAACCACATCGATATCGCCGGACAGGAAGCGCTGGCTGCCGAGATCATCGAGCACGACGCCAGTTGCGTGCTGGTGTCGCACGACCGCGCCTTTGTGCGGGACGTTTCCAATCGGTTTGTGGTGGTCGAAAGGGGAAGGCTCATCGAGGCAGATGACCCCGAAGGGTTCTTTGCCGCGATGGGGGCTTGA
- a CDS encoding carboxylesterase/lipase family protein, with product MFRLSKIAATALAATIVLATGAQAQIVKTPIPGDPVETGSGQIAGKMLDSGVKAYFGVPFAAPPLRELRWQPPQPHAEWEGVYNADRFAPECMQTLRNSDINHYFGEESLSEDCLYLNIWAPEDAEPGDDLPVVVWIYGGGFTVGSTNMANYSGEQLAQRGVVYVALSYRLGAMGFMAHPELAAESETGTSGNYGLMDQAFGLQWIQDNIEAFGGDAGNVTIVGQSAGSMSLSALQVSPLANGLFHKIFGMSGSIVNSFSSPYEQVEAAGVRAQEQLEATDINEMRAVSADKFLDLDGVRFGIAIDGHVLPEPAWTAFQNGNFTDVPLVIGYTKDETFNGLAGAQDADELRTRAQDMFGDDAEEILAFYDLEAGDFRRTAVDISRDTSMASAVRDWAIAQTTHGDSPVYAYIFSRTQPYAEGVTFADHDPATVGAYHTVEVPYFLDTLDSLNMFRQTRTWTDADLQLRDRSAGALVAFAQSGDPNVDGLDWPVYAPDNERLVEFDIDTVDTIEWPNHQAMQIVHEQRISQ from the coding sequence ATGTTTCGGTTGAGTAAGATCGCTGCGACCGCGCTGGCGGCGACAATCGTGTTGGCCACCGGTGCCCAGGCCCAGATCGTCAAGACCCCGATCCCGGGCGACCCGGTGGAAACCGGTTCTGGTCAGATAGCAGGCAAGATGCTGGATTCAGGTGTTAAAGCCTATTTCGGCGTGCCCTTTGCAGCACCGCCCCTGCGCGAACTGCGCTGGCAGCCGCCGCAGCCGCATGCGGAATGGGAGGGCGTCTATAATGCCGACCGCTTCGCCCCCGAATGCATGCAGACCTTGCGCAACAGCGACATCAACCACTATTTCGGCGAAGAATCCCTTTCCGAAGACTGTCTTTATCTCAACATATGGGCGCCCGAAGACGCCGAGCCGGGCGACGACCTGCCGGTCGTCGTCTGGATTTACGGTGGTGGCTTCACCGTCGGTTCAACCAACATGGCCAATTATTCCGGCGAACAGCTCGCCCAGCGCGGCGTCGTCTATGTCGCCCTGTCCTACCGCCTTGGCGCCATGGGCTTTATGGCCCACCCCGAGCTCGCCGCTGAAAGCGAAACCGGAACGTCCGGCAATTACGGCCTGATGGATCAGGCTTTCGGTCTGCAATGGATTCAGGACAACATCGAAGCCTTTGGCGGCGATGCCGGCAACGTCACCATCGTCGGCCAGTCCGCCGGTTCCATGTCGCTGAGTGCCCTTCAGGTCAGCCCACTGGCCAATGGCCTGTTCCACAAGATCTTCGGCATGTCCGGCAGCATCGTCAACAGCTTTTCGTCTCCCTATGAGCAGGTCGAAGCGGCCGGCGTTCGAGCCCAGGAACAACTTGAGGCCACTGACATAAACGAGATGCGCGCTGTTTCCGCCGACAAATTTCTCGACCTCGATGGCGTCCGCTTCGGCATCGCCATCGATGGCCACGTTCTGCCCGAGCCGGCATGGACGGCTTTCCAGAACGGCAATTTCACCGACGTGCCCCTGGTCATCGGCTACACCAAGGATGAAACCTTCAACGGACTTGCAGGTGCTCAAGACGCCGACGAGCTGCGCACCAGAGCCCAAGACATGTTCGGCGATGACGCCGAGGAAATCCTGGCCTTCTACGATCTGGAGGCCGGGGATTTCCGCCGTACCGCGGTCGATATCTCACGCGACACATCCATGGCGAGCGCCGTTCGCGATTGGGCCATCGCCCAGACCACGCACGGCGACAGCCCGGTCTATGCCTATATCTTCAGCCGCACACAGCCCTATGCCGAAGGGGTGACCTTCGCGGATCACGACCCAGCAACGGTCGGCGCTTATCACACCGTCGAGGTGCCTTATTTCCTCGACACACTCGATAGCCTCAACATGTTCCGGCAAACTCGGACATGGACCGATGCCGATCTGCAATTGCGTGACCGCTCGGCTGGCGCCCTCGTCGCCTTCGCCCAGTCCGGCGATCCCAACGTGGATGGCCTCGATTGGCCCGTCTATGCTCCCGATAACGAGCGCCTTGTCGAATTCGATATCGATACCGTCGACACAATCGAATGGCCCAACCACCAAGCCATGCAGATCGTCCACGAGCAGCGCATAAGCCAGTAG
- a CDS encoding SDR family oxidoreductase, which translates to MKTVLITGSSSGFGLDTARYFLDRGWKVIATMRSPQSNLLPESDQLVVLPLDVTSDESVRAAVEAAGPIDVLVNNAGIGWLNALEGTPIDVTRSLFETNTFGTMRMIDAVLPQFRERKAGLIINVTSSVTMKPLPLLSAYTASKAAVNAFTESLALELAPFGIGVKIVLPGSAPGTSFGSTALSRLQENGGFPEAYADFANGIIGAMRTSTDPRTLSSDVAEAIWYAANDSSAPMRIPAGADAIALEG; encoded by the coding sequence ATGAAAACCGTGCTCATTACCGGCTCCTCGTCCGGCTTCGGTCTGGACACCGCCAGATATTTTCTCGACCGTGGCTGGAAGGTTATAGCGACCATGCGCTCGCCTCAGAGCAACCTTCTCCCCGAGTCGGACCAACTGGTGGTGCTGCCACTCGACGTCACCAGTGACGAGAGCGTTCGCGCTGCCGTCGAAGCGGCGGGGCCAATCGACGTGCTTGTCAACAATGCGGGGATCGGCTGGCTCAATGCCCTTGAAGGCACGCCGATCGATGTTACCCGGTCCCTGTTCGAAACGAATACGTTTGGGACAATGCGCATGATCGACGCCGTCTTGCCCCAGTTTCGGGAAAGAAAAGCTGGACTGATCATCAACGTGACCTCCAGCGTCACGATGAAGCCGCTGCCGCTGCTCTCGGCCTATACTGCCAGCAAGGCCGCCGTTAACGCCTTCACGGAGTCTCTGGCGCTGGAACTGGCTCCCTTTGGAATTGGGGTCAAGATCGTGCTGCCCGGCTCCGCACCCGGCACCAGCTTTGGCAGCACCGCCCTTTCGCGACTGCAGGAAAACGGTGGGTTCCCGGAGGCCTATGCCGATTTCGCCAACGGCATAATCGGGGCCATGCGGACCTCGACCGATCCCAGAACATTGTCTTCAGATGTTGCTGAGGCCATCTGGTACGCGGCAAATGACTCCTCGGCCCCGATGCGCATTCCGGCAGGCGCCGACGCAATTGCGCTGGAAGGCTAG
- a CDS encoding AraC family transcriptional regulator, producing MIDPLAEIVSMLQPSLPFSKAASGSGNWRVDGAGDGGPFFAVILEGSARLAINGQPDAELEENDFVLIPAAYRFTMSSSVESPDDGDDPLRVTKLGDETRHGDPVGVPNMRVLIGRLDFGSPDTSLVFALLPSMLHVRGQARLTALVQMIREEAQADRPAKEIVLERQLQLLLIEALRSDAAGLETPGLLRGLADPHLGPAIRQMHENPAKAWTIEELASAAILSRSVFFDRFQKQTGMAPMEYLLSWRMALAKDMLRRKDGGMKEIARRVGYGSASAFSVAFSRFVGVAPSKYAAPMQTVSGARAP from the coding sequence TTGATCGATCCCCTTGCCGAAATCGTCAGCATGCTTCAACCGAGCTTGCCCTTCTCCAAGGCAGCGAGTGGATCGGGCAATTGGCGTGTGGACGGGGCGGGCGACGGAGGACCGTTCTTTGCAGTCATACTGGAAGGATCGGCACGGCTGGCGATCAATGGGCAGCCGGACGCCGAACTTGAGGAGAATGACTTTGTGCTCATTCCAGCTGCTTATCGGTTCACCATGTCGAGCAGTGTCGAGAGCCCCGATGACGGCGACGACCCGCTTCGGGTTACCAAGCTCGGGGACGAAACGCGTCATGGCGATCCGGTCGGCGTGCCCAATATGCGGGTTTTGATCGGGCGGCTGGACTTCGGGTCTCCCGATACATCCCTGGTTTTCGCGCTCCTGCCGAGCATGCTGCATGTGCGGGGGCAGGCGCGCTTGACCGCCCTTGTGCAAATGATCCGCGAGGAAGCCCAAGCTGACAGGCCCGCAAAGGAAATCGTGCTCGAAAGGCAATTGCAGCTGCTGTTGATCGAGGCGTTACGATCAGATGCGGCCGGGCTGGAAACGCCGGGTCTGCTGCGGGGCCTTGCCGATCCGCATCTCGGTCCGGCAATTCGGCAGATGCACGAGAACCCGGCCAAGGCGTGGACGATCGAGGAGTTGGCATCGGCAGCCATTCTGTCACGATCGGTATTTTTCGACCGATTCCAAAAGCAGACGGGCATGGCGCCCATGGAATATTTGCTGTCCTGGCGGATGGCCCTGGCCAAGGACATGCTCCGCCGCAAGGACGGAGGAATGAAAGAGATCGCCAGACGCGTTGGCTATGGCTCAGCCAGCGCCTTCAGCGTTGCCTTTTCCCGCTTTGTCGGTGTTGCGCCGAGCAAGTATGCGGCTCCGATGCAAACAGTCTCCGGGGCTCGTGCTCCATAG
- a CDS encoding DoxX family protein gives MTLRSIIARSEALIASLPATLVLLVLRIALAVPFFRSGLTKWDAPFMLAPSQAFLFGQEFRLHILGGAYPYPFPTLAAYLAATGEIVLPILLVLGLGTRFAALGILLMTAVIQLTVPEGWANFHLPWAAMALALMAYGAGRLSVDGLLANRTPEMTPTGSHG, from the coding sequence ATGACACTGCGTTCGATAATCGCCAGAAGCGAAGCGCTCATCGCCAGCCTTCCCGCAACCCTGGTACTGCTGGTCTTGCGCATCGCGCTTGCCGTCCCCTTCTTTCGGTCCGGCCTGACCAAATGGGACGCGCCCTTCATGCTCGCGCCGAGCCAGGCGTTCCTGTTCGGACAGGAATTCCGGCTCCATATTCTCGGAGGCGCCTACCCCTACCCGTTCCCCACCCTTGCCGCCTATCTCGCCGCAACCGGTGAAATCGTTCTGCCCATCCTTTTGGTCCTGGGACTGGGCACGCGCTTTGCGGCCTTGGGCATTTTGCTGATGACCGCTGTGATCCAGCTCACCGTCCCCGAAGGGTGGGCGAACTTCCACCTGCCCTGGGCAGCCATGGCTCTGGCCCTCATGGCCTATGGCGCCGGTCGGCTGAGCGTCGATGGCCTGCTTGCCAACCGGACGCCGGAAATGACACCGACAGGCTCACATGGTTGA
- a CDS encoding DNA-binding domain-containing protein, translating into MSAQTRFAQAVQDPARALPQGLTSKGGQNDPLRFAVYRNNVHVSLVTALTKGFPVVRALVGEEFFTAMARVFVGQTKPSSPMLFQYGENFPDFIAEFPPAASFPTSPMSPGSNAHGPARTTLRTIPS; encoded by the coding sequence ATGAGCGCGCAGACCCGCTTCGCCCAGGCGGTGCAGGATCCCGCCAGAGCCCTGCCCCAGGGCCTGACCAGCAAGGGCGGGCAGAACGACCCCCTGCGGTTCGCCGTCTATCGCAACAATGTTCACGTCAGCCTCGTGACCGCCTTGACCAAAGGGTTTCCCGTCGTGCGTGCGCTCGTCGGCGAGGAATTTTTCACCGCCATGGCCCGCGTCTTTGTCGGCCAGACCAAACCTTCATCGCCCATGCTGTTCCAATACGGCGAGAACTTCCCCGATTTCATTGCCGAATTTCCGCCGGCAGCCTCCTTCCCTACCTCTCCGATGTCGCCCGGCTCGAATGCGCATGGACCCGCGCGTACCACGCTGCGGACGATCCCGTCCTGA
- a CDS encoding DUF692 domain-containing protein, protein MTRYNTLPLQAGVGLKPEHYGEILEGRPPVGFFEIHAENYMGDGGAPHRYLAAIAQTYPLSLHGVGLSIGGETDLDRAHLARLKHLIETYRPASFSEHLAWSTHDSAYLNDLLPLPYTARTLDQVCAHVDDVQQTLGVAMLLENPSTYLLFEESTIDEVDFLAAIAERTGCGLLLDVNNVMVSSVNHGWDPKEYIDRFPIEFVGEIHLAGYDETLDSAGARLLIDAHGSAVRPDVFDLYVHTLGRTGPIATLVEWDNDVPDFPTLMSEARMAQAALDKALPGMRSAAQ, encoded by the coding sequence ATGACCCGCTACAATACGCTCCCCCTGCAAGCCGGCGTGGGCCTGAAGCCCGAGCATTACGGGGAAATTCTCGAAGGCCGTCCGCCGGTCGGCTTTTTCGAAATCCATGCCGAAAACTACATGGGAGATGGCGGCGCGCCGCATCGTTATCTGGCTGCCATCGCCCAGACCTATCCACTTTCCCTACATGGCGTCGGCCTGTCGATCGGCGGGGAGACCGATCTCGACCGCGCCCACCTTGCCCGCCTCAAGCATCTCATCGAGACCTATCGGCCCGCTTCATTTTCCGAACACCTCGCCTGGTCGACCCATGACAGCGCCTATCTCAACGATCTGCTGCCGCTTCCCTACACGGCCCGCACGCTCGATCAGGTTTGCGCTCATGTCGATGACGTCCAGCAAACGCTTGGCGTTGCCATGCTGCTCGAAAATCCATCGACCTATCTTCTGTTCGAGGAAAGCACCATCGACGAGGTCGATTTCCTCGCCGCCATCGCCGAACGGACCGGCTGCGGCCTGCTGCTCGACGTCAACAACGTCATGGTCTCATCGGTCAACCACGGCTGGGACCCCAAAGAGTATATCGATCGCTTTCCCATCGAGTTCGTCGGTGAAATCCATCTCGCCGGCTATGACGAAACGCTCGACAGCGCCGGAGCGCGTCTGCTGATCGACGCCCATGGATCGGCCGTCCGGCCCGACGTCTTCGATCTTTATGTCCATACGCTCGGCCGCACCGGCCCCATCGCCACACTTGTGGAATGGGACAATGACGTGCCCGACTTCCCCACGTTGATGAGCGAAGCCCGTATGGCCCAGGCCGCGCTCGACAAGGCTCTCCCCGGTATGCGGAGCGCGGCACAATGA
- a CDS encoding DUF2282 domain-containing protein, with protein sequence MNRNIASVALAASLATALGTAGTAPAIAQDDMVKCYGVSLAGQNDCAAGPGTTCAGTSTVDYQGNAWTLVPSGTCESMELPGDRMGSLEALERDIPA encoded by the coding sequence ATGAACCGCAACATAGCCTCAGTCGCTCTCGCCGCATCGCTGGCGACGGCTCTCGGAACCGCGGGCACTGCCCCGGCCATCGCTCAGGACGATATGGTCAAGTGCTACGGCGTCTCGCTTGCCGGTCAGAACGATTGCGCGGCCGGCCCCGGCACCACCTGCGCCGGCACCTCCACCGTCGATTATCAGGGCAACGCCTGGACACTGGTGCCCTCGGGCACATGCGAAAGCATGGAATTACCGGGCGATCGCATGGGCAGCCTCGAAGCGCTCGAACGCGACATCCCCGCCTGA